ATCCCCCGGCGGAGGTGTTCGATGGCGTCGTCGATCCGGCCCGCCCGGTAGGCCGCGACGCCCGCTTCGAGCGCCTTCTCGGCGTCGCCGGAGCTCTCGCGAACTCGCTCGCTGTCGATTTGCTCGCGGTCCTCGGCGAGGCACGCCTCCACCGCCTGCATCACCTCGGCGATTCGGAAGGGCTTCTCGATGTAGAAGTCGACCCCGCAGCTTTGCTTCAAGTCCTCGGCGTAGCGCCAGCCGCGATAGACGGCGCTCACCATGATGATGGGGATGTGCCCGTAGCGCGTGCTGTTCTTGATCCGACGCGCGATGTCGAACCCGTGGACCTCGGGGAGCATCGCGTCGAGCACGATGAGGTCGGGCGAGTGCTCCTTCACCATCCGGAGCGCCATGAGTCCGCGATCGGCCTCGTGGACCCGATAGCCGCGCCCGGTGAGCAGGCGCTTCAACATCTTCCGGATGTCGGCCTCGTCATCGACCACCAGGATGGTGCGCGCCCCTTCCTCGGGTGGCGTGCTCTCGAGCGCGTGCTCCGGCAGATCCGTCACCACGCTGAGCTCGCTCGACAGCTCCTCGAAATCGGCCGCGGAGAGCTCGTCGGCGTGCGCGGCGCCGCCGACCGCGTCGTCGACCACGATGCCCGGCGCCTCCAAGCCCTGGTCTTCGTCCGCGCCGGCGCCCGGGAGCTCCGACGGCTCACGCCGGGCGTCGAGGGGGGACGCTTCACCATCCGCCAAGAGCCCGACCTTGCGTAACACCTCCGGCGGGCAGCGCGGCCCGACGTAGTACGCCTCGCCGCGCACCTTGCTCGTATACGCCTCCTCGATCACTCGGCCGAGCACCGTCTCGAGGGCGACGTAGGGGTACACCTTCTTGCCGGTCACGAACTCGAGCTCGTCGATGACCTTCCGTTCGCGCGGGTTGGCCATGGCGATGAACAGTCGATCATCGCGCGCCAAGACCGGGAGGATGAGGTGCTTCTCGGCGATCTCGCGAGGCAGGAGCTCGAGATCCTCGAGGCGCAGGCAGATCTGCCCGAGGTCGATGCCGGGGATGCCGTGTTGCTCGCTGAGCGCCTTCAGCGCGGCCACGTCGCTGATGGTCCCCTGTTCCATCAACCGCGAGGCGAGCCGATGCCCTCCCTTCTCCGCGAGCGCCTTGTCGAGCTCGGCCGGGGAGAGCGCCCGCTGCTGGAGGAGGATCCTCCCGATCTGCTTCTTCGGCCCCTGGCTCATGAGCTTCCCAGATTATCCCACGGCCCGCCGCCGGGCGGCCCGGGATTTCGCCGATCGTGGAAATCGGCCCGGCGCGGGCGCCGTCCCCGGCGCGCTCAGGCGGAGCCGCATGCCTCTTTGGCCCAGCTCGCGTAGCGCCCTTCCCTGATGGCCTCGCGCGCCTCGGCGACGAGCCGCTCGTAAAACCAGAGGTTATGCTCCGAGAGGAGCCGATGCGCGAGGATCTCCCCGGCCATGAAGAGGTGGCGGAGGTAGGCCCGGCTGACGCCGCCGCGGCACGCCGGGCATGGGCAGTTCGGATCGAGCGGGCGGAGATCCTCCCGATAGCGGGCGTTCTTGATGACCAGCTTCCCACCCGGCACGAACGCCTGTCCGTTGCGAGCGTTTCGGGTCGGCATCACGCAGTCGAAGACGTCGACGCCGCAGCCGATCGCGAAGACGAGATCGGCCGGGGTCCCGACCCCCATCAGATACCGCGGCCGGAGCGGGTCGACGCGAGGGGCGACCACCTCCAGCGCCGCGCGCATCTCGGCGATCGGCTCGCCGACGCTGAAGCCTCCGAGCGCGAGCCCATCGAGCGGCAGCCGCGCGAGCGCCTCGGCGTGAGCGGTGCGGAGCTCCGGATCGGTCCCGCCTTGAATGATACCGAACACGGCCTGCCCGGGCGCACGCGCCGCGAGGCACCGCTCCGCCCAGCGGGTCGTGCGCTCTACCGCCTGCACGAGCGCCGAGCGCGGAGCGCCGCCGGGCGGGCAGACGTCGAGCTGCATCGCGATGTCGGAGCCGAGGAGGCCTTGCACCCGCATGCTCTCCTCGGGGGACAAGAGCCGCCGCGCGCCGTCGAGGTGCGAGGAGAACTCGAAGCCGTCTTCGCCGAGCCGCGCGCGCGCCGAGAGCGAGAACGCCTGAAAACCGCCGGAGTCGGTGGCGATCGCGTGCGGCCACCCGGAGAACGCGTGGAGCCCGCCGTGGGCGCTCACCACCTCGGGCCCGGGCCGGAGCCAGAGGTGGTACGTGTTCATGATCACCATCCGGGCGCCGGTGGCGCTGACCTCGGCTGGCGTCAGGGCCTTCACCGCTGCCTGCGTGCCGACCGGCATGAACGCTGGCGTCGGGACCTCGCCGTGCGCGGTGCGGAGCGCGCCGGCCCGCGCCTCGCCCGAGCGCGCCTCGACCGAAAACGCGATCATCGCGTACGCTCCGGGATCCACATGGCGTCACCATACGACAGGAAGCGGTAGCGCTCGCTGACCGCGACGCGATAGGCGTCGAGGGTACGCTCGAGGCCGGCGAACGCGGCCACCAGCGCGAGCAAGGTGCTGCGGGGCATGTGGAAGTTGGTGAGGAGCCCGTCGACCACGCCGAACGAGTATCCGGGCTGGATGAGCAGGCTCGTCTCTCCGCGGGTCGCTCGAAGATACCCGTGCCGCGCGGGATCGCGGGAGCTCTCGAGCGCGCGGACCACGGTCGTGCCGACCGCGATGACCGGTGCGCCGCGGCCGCGAGCGCGCGCCACGGCGTCCACGACCGCTTCGCCGACCTCCAGCTCTTCGGAGTGCATCGGGTGCGCGTCGAGGTCCTCTGCGGTCACCGGGCGAAAGGTGCCGAGGCCCACGTGGAGGAGGAGCCTCGCGACCTCGACGCCGCGGGCGCGGAGCACGTCGAGCGCGGCCTGGGTGAGGTGCAGCCCGGCGGTGGGCGCGGCCACCGAGCCGAGCTCGCGAGCGAAGACGGTCTGGTATCGTTCCCGGTCGAGCGCGTCGTCGTCGCGGCGAAGATACGGGGGGATGGGCACGTGTCCGTGCTCTTCGAGCGCGGCGTCGACGCTCCCGCCGGCAGACACCTCCACTTCGAGGGCGCCGTCCGCGTCGTCTCGCCCGCGCACCTCGATGCTGAGCGCCCCCGCGTCGATCACGCTCCCCGGGCGGAGCGGCTTGCTCGCGCGCCCGAGCGCGAGCCACCGCTCCTTGTGCCCCGGCTCGGAGAGCCGGCGGAGCAGCAAGAGCTCGGCTCGCCCGCCGGTGCCTCGACGGGTCCCGAAGAGCCGCGCCTTCCGCACCCGCGTCTCGTTCAGCACGACCAGCGCGCCCTCGGGGACCAGCGCCGCCCACTCGTCCACGCGGCGGTGCGCGAGCGTCGCTCCCACCACCATGAGGCGGGCGCCGTCGCGGCGCTCGAGCGGCCGCGACGCGATGAGCGTCTCGGGGAGCGCGTAGTCGAGCAGCGACGTCCTCACCGCGCGCGCCGCTCCGTTCGGCGAGCGCGCGCGGACCACCCGGCCGCACCAGCGCGCGGGCGTCGCTTCGGTAAGATTCCGCGCCGTCTCGACAAGAAGGACCCGGCTCAGCGGTTGTCGAAGGAGATCCCGAGGCGGGTCATCTTGCGCCACAGCGTCGTGGGGCTGATGTCGAGCGCCTCGGCGGCGCGCTCCCGGCTCCCGTCGCTCGCGCGGAGCGCCGACTCGACCGCCTCGCGCTCGGCGTCGTCGACGATGTCGGCGAGGGTCCGCCCGCTCGCGGGAGAGGGGCCGCGCGGCGCCTGCGGCAAGATGTCGTCGACCGTGATGAGCCCGCCGGTCGACAGCGCAGTCGCCTGCTCCATCATGTTCTCGAGCTCGCGGACGTTGCCCGGGAACTCGTAGCTGGTGAGCCGGTCCATCACGCCGTCGGCGACCCGCACGCGAACCCCCATCTTGCGGCCATACTTCTCCAAGAAGAACCCCGCGAGGAGCGGGATGTCCTCCGGGCGCTCGCGGAGCGGCGGCAAGTGAAAGCGCGCCACGTTCAGGCGGTAGTAGAGGTCCTGACGGAAGCGGCGCTCCTCGACCGCGCGCGCCAGATCCACGTTGGTGGCGGTGATCACGCGGATGTCGACGTGGCTCGGCTTGTTCTCACCGACCCGGCGCACCTCGCCATCTTGTATGGCGCGGAGGAGCTTCGCCTGGAAGGGCGGCGTAGTCTCCGCGATCTCGTCGAAGAAGAACGTCCCGCCGTCCGCCTCCTCGAACATGCCACGCCGAGCCGTGGCGGCCCCGGTGAAGGCGCCGCGCGCGTGACCGAAGAGCTCGCTCTCGAGCAACGTCTCGGTGATGGCCGCGCAGTTCACCGTCACGAAGGGGCGATCGGCGCGCTTGCTGTTGGCGTGCACCGCGCGCGCGATGAGCTCCTTGCCCGTCCCGCTCTCGCCCGTGATGAGCACGTTGGCGTCGGTGGGCGCGATCTTCACCACCCGGGTCAGGATGTTGCTCATCGCTTGCGAGCGCCCGATGATGTTGTCGAAGTGGTAGCGCTCCTTGAACTCGCGGGCGAACGCCTGCACTTGGCCGTGCAGCTTGCGGCTCTCGAGCGCCTTCGACACCTTGACGATGAGCTCCTGCTCGGTGAACGGCTTCTGGATGTAGTCGAAGGCGCCGAGCCGCATCGCCTCGACCGCGCTCTCGATGGTGCCGTAGGCGGTCATCACGATGACCTCGGTCATCGGCTGTGCCTCCTTGATGGCGCGGAGCACCTCGATGCCGTCGTCGGCACCCATCCGCAGATCGGTGATGACGACGTCATAGGCGCCGGTGGCGCCGAGATCCTTGCCTTGAGAACCCTCGGCGGCCTCGTCGACCTCGAACCCGCTGCCGCGAAGCATCATCGCGAGCGTGGTGCGCATGTTGCGCTGGTCATCGACGACGAGGATCTTGCCCATGCTGTCTTCCCATACCCCGGTCTGCGAGCGCGCTTCACCCGAGCGCACGACGATGGCTTCTTGCCCGTGACCTCTCTCCTCTTGCGCGTCTGCGCCAGCCCGACCCGCCGGCTCTAGACCTTACCCTAGGTCCATCGCCGGCGGACTTCCACCCCTGCTCTCAGAAGGCGCCGCGGGTGACCAGCGCGCCGCCGCCCCGAAGCGGCGCGACGTCCACCGTCACGAACCCGCGCGCGGCCGGCCGCGCCGCCTCGCGCGCCGGCTGCGCGGGGCTCTTCTTCAGATCCCCGACGAGCAGCGCGGTCCCCACCCCCACGCCGACCAGCCCGACTCCGAGGCACACGTTCGTGAGGAGCTTGCTCGTGTTGAAGGCGTCGTAGTCGTCGCGGTTCGGGCGCTCGTCGAAGGAGCTTGCGGCGCTGTTTGCCTGTATCCCGAACACCAGCGCGCCGACCAGCCCTGCGCCGCCCACGCCGTAGGCGACCCAGGTCATCGGCCCGACGCGAGCTCGGCCGGGCGCGGCGCCGGCATCTCCGTCCGGCCCGGTCGCGTCGCTCGGCCGGGCGCGCGGCTTCGGAGCCGGCATGAGCGACGCGAGGTCTACGCTGCGGACCGTGCCGGCGGCCACGTTCAGCGCGCGGACCCGCGCTCCGTCGACGTCGACGAGCGAGACGCGGTGCGCTCCCGGATAGACGAACACGCTGTCGCCGCCCTGAAATTCCTCGTCGTCGAGCCGCACGCGCTGCTCGGGTCTCCCGAGCAGCTCGATGGTGCCGAGCTGCGGCTTCAGGCGCGCGAGGCGGTCGATGGCGTCCACGCGATCCTGCTCGGTCGACTGCGCGAGCTTCAGCACCTTCTGGTAGTCGCGGGCGGCGTTCGCGTACTCGCCGGCCTTCTCCCAGGCGTCCCCGGCGTTCAGGAGCGGCGCGGGGTTCGGCTTGATGCGGAACGCCTCCTCGAAGGCGCGCGCCGCGTCGACGTAGCGCCCCTCGTCGAAGGCCTTGGTCGCTGCGTCGAAGAAGTGCTTGGCGTCGGCGGCCTCACCGCCCAGCGCTCGGGCGGGGCCCGCGGCGAGACCGGCGGCGAGGGTGACCGCGGCGATGGAAAGCAGCCTGCGCGTTGCGACGAGCGTCA
Above is a window of Deltaproteobacteria bacterium DNA encoding:
- a CDS encoding response regulator; this encodes MSQGPKKQIGRILLQQRALSPAELDKALAEKGGHRLASRLMEQGTISDVAALKALSEQHGIPGIDLGQICLRLEDLELLPREIAEKHLILPVLARDDRLFIAMANPRERKVIDELEFVTGKKVYPYVALETVLGRVIEEAYTSKVRGEAYYVGPRCPPEVLRKVGLLADGEASPLDARREPSELPGAGADEDQGLEAPGIVVDDAVGGAAHADELSAADFEELSSELSVVTDLPEHALESTPPEEGARTILVVDDEADIRKMLKRLLTGRGYRVHEADRGLMALRMVKEHSPDLIVLDAMLPEVHGFDIARRIKNSTRYGHIPIIMVSAVYRGWRYAEDLKQSCGVDFYIEKPFRIAEVMQAVEACLAEDREQIDSERVRESSGDAEKALEAGVAAYRAGRIDDAIEHLRRGIGIDPLAYRLHFHLGLLYGKKGLVYESISELEAAVEINARHFPAVKNLAILYQKAGFRNKAAEMWERALGLAPDEPTKTSIRQHLLKLL
- the tgt gene encoding tRNA guanosine(34) transglycosylase Tgt gives rise to the protein MIAFSVEARSGEARAGALRTAHGEVPTPAFMPVGTQAAVKALTPAEVSATGARMVIMNTYHLWLRPGPEVVSAHGGLHAFSGWPHAIATDSGGFQAFSLSARARLGEDGFEFSSHLDGARRLLSPEESMRVQGLLGSDIAMQLDVCPPGGAPRSALVQAVERTTRWAERCLAARAPGQAVFGIIQGGTDPELRTAHAEALARLPLDGLALGGFSVGEPIAEMRAALEVVAPRVDPLRPRYLMGVGTPADLVFAIGCGVDVFDCVMPTRNARNGQAFVPGGKLVIKNARYREDLRPLDPNCPCPACRGGVSRAYLRHLFMAGEILAHRLLSEHNLWFYERLVAEAREAIREGRYASWAKEACGSA
- the queA gene encoding tRNA preQ1(34) S-adenosylmethionine ribosyltransferase-isomerase QueA, encoding MRTSLLDYALPETLIASRPLERRDGARLMVVGATLAHRRVDEWAALVPEGALVVLNETRVRKARLFGTRRGTGGRAELLLLRRLSEPGHKERWLALGRASKPLRPGSVIDAGALSIEVRGRDDADGALEVEVSAGGSVDAALEEHGHVPIPPYLRRDDDALDRERYQTVFARELGSVAAPTAGLHLTQAALDVLRARGVEVARLLLHVGLGTFRPVTAEDLDAHPMHSEELEVGEAVVDAVARARGRGAPVIAVGTTVVRALESSRDPARHGYLRATRGETSLLIQPGYSFGVVDGLLTNFHMPRSTLLALVAAFAGLERTLDAYRVAVSERYRFLSYGDAMWIPERTR
- a CDS encoding sigma-54 dependent transcriptional regulator, encoding MGKILVVDDQRNMRTTLAMMLRGSGFEVDEAAEGSQGKDLGATGAYDVVITDLRMGADDGIEVLRAIKEAQPMTEVIVMTAYGTIESAVEAMRLGAFDYIQKPFTEQELIVKVSKALESRKLHGQVQAFAREFKERYHFDNIIGRSQAMSNILTRVVKIAPTDANVLITGESGTGKELIARAVHANSKRADRPFVTVNCAAITETLLESELFGHARGAFTGAATARRGMFEEADGGTFFFDEIAETTPPFQAKLLRAIQDGEVRRVGENKPSHVDIRVITATNVDLARAVEERRFRQDLYYRLNVARFHLPPLRERPEDIPLLAGFFLEKYGRKMGVRVRVADGVMDRLTSYEFPGNVRELENMMEQATALSTGGLITVDDILPQAPRGPSPASGRTLADIVDDAEREAVESALRASDGSRERAAEALDISPTTLWRKMTRLGISFDNR